GAAACATGAAAAAACTAAGACCCTAAAAATAATATTTAGCAAATTAAAATGAAATAAGAAAAATCATAACATTTCATTAAAATCTTCAACAGTTACATCAGCTATTTTAAGTATTTTCCGCAAGGTTCCCTTCTTAAGAGTTTTATGTAAAGGAACCGAGAATACACGATGATCCTTCTGCAAAACAACATGATCACCTTTACCTGTTCTAACTGTAAATCCTAATTTTACCAATGCTTTAACGGTTTGCCTCCCAGAAACTGTGGGCAACTTCTTAGACACTCAATTCCACCCTGGAAATCTCGTTAACTTTACTTAACCTTTTGGTTTCCAGATCAAGTGTTTCTAACACAAGTTCAATAGCCACTTTTATATTTTCAATGGCTTCTTCCTTAGACTCTCCCTGACTTATTGCCCCTGGAAGTTCCAAACATTGAGCAGAGTACCCTCCTTCTTCTTCTTTTTCAAGGATTATAGTGTATTTCATGAATACATGTTATGTCCTTTTATACATAAAAACATTACCTAGATATCTTACAGGGCTAATCTATCTAGATTATAACACCAGACCTAATTTATATTAAGCATCTATTTTATTCTACCATACTTAGCTAAAATATTAATTATCTCCTTAACTTCTTTAGAACTCAGAATTTTCCGGCCGCGGGATAGGTAAGAAACTAGATCCTCAGGGTAAACGATTTCATACGACTTTATATCTTTTTTTAAGATTAAATTATGGTTTATCGGGGATATTACTGAGTATATGGCTGTTTTATTTAATTTTTTACCCAGTTTATTTTTTAGAAAATCATTCAACTTTGACGCCTGTAATTTAACCTGTTTGGCGGGGTTTTGTGGTGATTTTCTGCCGGAGGTATGGTACCAGCAGTCCTCATCCGGGATGTAGGTTGGTTTGTAATTTTTGGTTTCAATAACGTAGATTCCGGTGGGCCCCACCACCACGTGGTCAATATCTCCACCCAGGTTTGGTATTTTAACATCCCGGATAGCCGTGTATTTTTTAGGTAATTTCTTGAGCTTTTTGGCCACTATCTTCTCACCCTTAGCACCCCTACTCCAGATTCTGCGTTTAGACCACCCATACCTAGATATGATTAGCCCGGTGATGACCAGTAAGGCTAGTAAGGATAACTGTAGCAATCCCAATATCCCGGTTAATAGAATAAACCCTGAGATCCTGATTAATAATACCAATCCCATGATCCCCATTAATAGAATAATTACCCCCAGAAAGGTTATTTTAGTGTAATAGGATACCTTTGATTTTACATGTGATTTCTGTTTGGAAATGTTCACCACTCCATAATTTCTTATTAAATTTAGTATAAACCTATTTTTTTAACTATTAAGTCCTATATAAAGGTTTTTAGTGGTTAGATTAAGAGAAATATGGTAATTCTTTAAAAAGAGTTAATTTTTTATTTATTTTAGATTCAAATAGGAATTATTTAAAAAAATACAAAATACCATTATAAATTATTAGCTTAAATGAATTTGGCAATAATTAGCCATATATCAGTATCATTTATTTAGAAATTCCAAGTATGCCTTTAAAAATGTTTTAATGTCATTGATATTTTGGTTGAGTATTTCATAGATCATCTCATCATCTACTTCCCAGTAGATATGAACCAATCTATTCCTGAACTGGGCCACCGATCTGCATCATACTTCAAGCCCTAAAGCCTCCCTCATGTAGCGTTTACGATAGAAGTTAAAATCATGGTACATGGCCAGAGTTAGAGAGATAAAATCACTGCGTGTCAGTTCATCTTTACTGAAAAGAAGGGTACCTTCTTTAAAGACATTATACCGAAAAGATAAAGGAGAACGGTTCAAGATTCTGACATCAACTGGAAAATGAACTGCATTTTCAAGTTCGCTTTCTATTTCAAATTCCAGGTGGATGGCCTCTTTTTTATCCAGGTTTTTTTCAAGGTAAATTGCCAGATCTATGTCCCTAAAGTTCTCCTTCAAAAAGGACCCGTGCAGATAGGCAAAAATTATCTTTTCCTGATTTAATATGGAAGTTATACTTTCCATAATACGCCTTTTTTCAGGTGGGGTCAACTGGTAACTTTTAAGACTCTGCACTGTATCACCATCTGGGATTAATTATCTTTTAAGGATTATATAAATTATTAGATTTATATCACAGCCCTTATTTTTAATTTTTCATCACTATTTTTAGTTATATCCCTAAAATGGGGGTTTGATGGAAATCTAGAATAAATATATGTATGAAACGTTATTAACTTCCAAAATAAGCAGAATTGTATTCCAAATAAGTAAAACCTATTTCTAAATTGATTAGGTTAATAATTAGTGCATAAAAAAAAGAAAAACGGGGAGAAATGATTATAACTTTCTCCTACCCAGAACTGCTCCACCGAATATGGACAGTAAAGCCAGTATCAGGCCCACTGGACTGGTACCTGTTTTTTGCATCTCCACAGTTGCGGCGTTTACAGTAGGGTCTGTAGTGTTTTCTCCGGCGGCGTTGATGGTTACTCGTGTGGAACTGGTCTGGTTATCCAGGGTGGCCGTGATTAAGGCACTACCCACACCCGAAGCCGTGAAGAGACTGGTGGCCCGTCCACTGGTTAAACTTAACTGGGCGGGGTTGAGACTTCCCAGGGTTCCGGTGAGATTCACCAGTATTCCGTCGGGGACATGTCCATAGGCCGGGTCGTAGTAGTTGCCCAGCTGGTCGTGGAGTAGATCCACAGTCACGGTTGATGTTCCACCGTTGTTGATGGTGGCGGGATCCGGGTTTAGGCTTAGAACCAGCCATCGGGAGATGGTGGCACCGCTTACTCTTCCGGCAGTTACCGGGTCGGATCCTGCAAAGTTGGTTCCCCACCAGTTGTACTCGGCATCCAGGGTGGCCTCGCTATTGTAGATGTCCACCGGGGTGTTTCCCACCAAGCGGGAAAAGTGCACGGTGAGGTTGTGGCGGTTGCTGATGGCCCCTCCGAACATGTCGGCCTGGTTACCGGTGAAGGTGCTGCTGGTTATGGTCATGTTCTGGTTGTTTATTATGGCCCCACCGTCTTCGGCACGGTTACTGTCGAAGAGGGTGTTGGTGATGGTGGAGTTACCAATGTTGACAATGGCTCCACCAGCCTGGGCATAGTTACGGGAGAACACTGAATCTGCAATGTTCAGGACACCCCCGTTGAAGCTGTAAATAGCACCTCCTGATAAATCGGCAGTGTTAATGGTGAATGTGGTGTTTCTAATGTTCAGGGTTCCACCTTCGTTGAATATAGCTCCACCTGCCCCCCCATCACTGTTAGCGGTGTTACCGGTGAAGGTGCTGTCGTTTATGGTCAGTAGTCCGGTGTTTAAAATGGCACCTCCCACTTCATAGGTGGCGTTGTTGCCGGTGAAGGTACAGCCGGTGATATTCATGGTACCGGTGTTCATTACGGCCCCAGCTGATGATGCACTGTTTGAAGTGAAGGTACAGCCGGTGAGGGTTAAATCACCATTGTTTTCAATGGCCCCTGCATCCTCGTCCACACCGTTATCAGTGAACACGGAGTTTCTCACCTGAGCAGTGGCATCCACATCGTTGAAGATGGAAGAAATGGACAGTCCCAGGTTTCCAGTGAATACGGAGTTATCCACGTACAGGGTGTTGGCGTTGAAGATGGCACTACCATACTCCGCCATGTTAGCAGTGAAAGTACAGCCAGTGACTGTTAAATTTCCCAGGTTAAACACGGCGGCACCCATACTTTCATCGATGTAGCCGTTGGCCAGGGTCAAATTAATGAGGGATACATTGGCCCCGTTTAGAATCACGAACAGGCGATTGGTATCTGTTCCATTCAGGATGGTCTGGTTCTGGTGTTCTCCGATGAAGGTCACATCCTTGTCCAGGGTGATGTTGGTGTTTTCGTCTCCAGTGTAGGTCCCGTCGGCAATGTATACTCTGCCCCCATCATTCACTGTGGCGGTGGCATTTTTAATGGTTAGCTTGGCAGTGAGCCAGGTCAGTCCATCCCAGCTATCATCACCTGAGGAACCATTAACGTAGATAACATCATTGTCGGCAGCAGACACGC
This DNA window, taken from Methanobacterium formicicum, encodes the following:
- a CDS encoding type II toxin-antitoxin system HicA family toxin, coding for MSKKLPTVSGRQTVKALVKLGFTVRTGKGDHVVLQKDHRVFSVPLHKTLKKGTLRKILKIADVTVEDFNEML
- a CDS encoding type II toxin-antitoxin system HicB family antitoxin, yielding MKYTIILEKEEEGGYSAQCLELPGAISQGESKEEAIENIKVAIELVLETLDLETKRLSKVNEISRVELSV
- a CDS encoding nuclease-related domain-containing protein — protein: MGLVLLIRISGFILLTGILGLLQLSLLALLVITGLIISRYGWSKRRIWSRGAKGEKIVAKKLKKLPKKYTAIRDVKIPNLGGDIDHVVVGPTGIYVIETKNYKPTYIPDEDCWYHTSGRKSPQNPAKQVKLQASKLNDFLKNKLGKKLNKTAIYSVISPINHNLILKKDIKSYEIVYPEDLVSYLSRGRKILSSKEVKEIINILAKYGRIK
- a CDS encoding HepT-like ribonuclease domain-containing protein, whose translation is MAQFRNRLVHIYWEVDDEMIYEILNQNINDIKTFLKAYLEFLNK
- the mntA gene encoding type VII toxin-antitoxin system MntA family adenylyltransferase antitoxin produces the protein MQSLKSYQLTPPEKRRIMESITSILNQEKIIFAYLHGSFLKENFRDIDLAIYLEKNLDKKEAIHLEFEIESELENAVHFPVDVRILNRSPLSFRYNVFKEGTLLFSKDELTRSDFISLTLAMYHDFNFYRKRYMREALGLEV
- a CDS encoding beta strand repeat-containing protein, giving the protein MITVIGSVSAADNDVIYVNGSSGDDSWDGLTWLTAKLTIKNATATVNDGGRVYIADGTYTGDENTNITLDKDVTFIGEHQNQTILNGTDTNRLFVILNGANVSLINLTLANGYIDESMGAAVFNLGNLTVTGCTFTANMAEYGSAIFNANTLYVDNSVFTGNLGLSISSIFNDVDATAQVRNSVFTDNGVDEDAGAIENNGDLTLTGCTFTSNSASSAGAVMNTGTMNITGCTFTGNNATYEVGGAILNTGLLTINDSTFTGNTANSDGGAGGAIFNEGGTLNIRNTTFTINTADLSGGAIYSFNGGVLNIADSVFSRNYAQAGGAIVNIGNSTITNTLFDSNRAEDGGAIINNQNMTITSSTFTGNQADMFGGAISNRHNLTVHFSRLVGNTPVDIYNSEATLDAEYNWWGTNFAGSDPVTAGRVSGATISRWLVLSLNPDPATINNGGTSTVTVDLLHDQLGNYYDPAYGHVPDGILVNLTGTLGSLNPAQLSLTSGRATSLFTASGVGSALITATLDNQTSSTRVTINAAGENTTDPTVNAATVEMQKTGTSPVGLILALLSIFGGAVLGRRKL